The Rhododendron vialii isolate Sample 1 chromosome 5a, ASM3025357v1 genome contains a region encoding:
- the LOC131325422 gene encoding uncharacterized protein LOC131325422 isoform X2, with protein sequence MQQQKVIIPNNNGEKLVGILHESGSVEIVILCHGFRSTKENDTMVNLAVALEKEGITVFRFDFSGNGESEGSFNYGHYWSEAEDLRAVIQHFSGTSRRTSAILGHSKGGNVVLLYASKYHDIPTVVNVSGRYDLKKGIEERMGKDFFEQIRKDGYFDVKNKKGEVDYRVTQESLTDRLNTKMHDACLQIDKNCRVLTVHGSADETIPVDDAVEFAKIIPNHKLHVVQGANHVYTKHQTELASVVLPFIKEGIHKGA encoded by the exons ATGCAGCAACAGAAAGTCATAATACCAAACAACAATGGAGAAAAGCTTGTTGGGATATTACATGAAAGTGGATCTGTGGAGATTGTGATCTTGTGCCATGGTTTCCGATCCACAAAG GAAAACGACACTATGGTGAACCTTGCTGTTGctttagaaaaagaaggaatcACTGTCTTTCGCTTTGACTTTTCTGGAAACGG GGAAAGTGAAGGTTCCTTTAATTACGGGCACTATTGGAGTGAAGCAGAGGACTTACGTGCTGTAATTCAACACTTCAGTGGCACAAGCCGTAGAACAAGTGCAATTCTTGGCCACAGTAAAG GAGGAAATGTGGTGCTCTTGTATGCGTCAAAGTATCATGATATCCCCACTGTGGTTAACGTTTCTGGTCGTTATGATTTGAAGAAAGGAATTGAAGAACGTATGGGTAAAGACTTCTTTGAACAAATCAGGAAGGATGGATACTTTgatgttaaaaataaaaaag GAGAAGTTGATTACCGAGTGACTCAGGAAAGTTTGACAGATCGCCTAAATACAAAGATGCATGACGCATGCCTTCAGATCGACAAAAACTGCAG GGTATTGACAGTCCATGGATCTGCTGATGAAACCATTCCAGTCGATGATGCAGTGGAGTTTGCCAAGATCATACCTAACCACAAGTTACACGTTGTACAAGGAGCAAATCATGTTTACACCAAGCACCAAACTGAATTAGCTTCAGTTGTTTTGCCCTTCATAAAAGAGGGTATTCACAAAG GTGCTTAA
- the LOC131325422 gene encoding uncharacterized protein LOC131325422 isoform X1 produces the protein MSQPFSTHSSQNPVMQQQKVIIPNNNGEKLVGILHESGSVEIVILCHGFRSTKENDTMVNLAVALEKEGITVFRFDFSGNGESEGSFNYGHYWSEAEDLRAVIQHFSGTSRRTSAILGHSKGGNVVLLYASKYHDIPTVVNVSGRYDLKKGIEERMGKDFFEQIRKDGYFDVKNKKGEVDYRVTQESLTDRLNTKMHDACLQIDKNCRVLTVHGSADETIPVDDAVEFAKIIPNHKLHVVQGANHVYTKHQTELASVVLPFIKEGIHKGA, from the exons ATGTCTCAGCCCTTTTCTACCCACTCTTCGCAAAACCCAG TTATGCAGCAACAGAAAGTCATAATACCAAACAACAATGGAGAAAAGCTTGTTGGGATATTACATGAAAGTGGATCTGTGGAGATTGTGATCTTGTGCCATGGTTTCCGATCCACAAAG GAAAACGACACTATGGTGAACCTTGCTGTTGctttagaaaaagaaggaatcACTGTCTTTCGCTTTGACTTTTCTGGAAACGG GGAAAGTGAAGGTTCCTTTAATTACGGGCACTATTGGAGTGAAGCAGAGGACTTACGTGCTGTAATTCAACACTTCAGTGGCACAAGCCGTAGAACAAGTGCAATTCTTGGCCACAGTAAAG GAGGAAATGTGGTGCTCTTGTATGCGTCAAAGTATCATGATATCCCCACTGTGGTTAACGTTTCTGGTCGTTATGATTTGAAGAAAGGAATTGAAGAACGTATGGGTAAAGACTTCTTTGAACAAATCAGGAAGGATGGATACTTTgatgttaaaaataaaaaag GAGAAGTTGATTACCGAGTGACTCAGGAAAGTTTGACAGATCGCCTAAATACAAAGATGCATGACGCATGCCTTCAGATCGACAAAAACTGCAG GGTATTGACAGTCCATGGATCTGCTGATGAAACCATTCCAGTCGATGATGCAGTGGAGTTTGCCAAGATCATACCTAACCACAAGTTACACGTTGTACAAGGAGCAAATCATGTTTACACCAAGCACCAAACTGAATTAGCTTCAGTTGTTTTGCCCTTCATAAAAGAGGGTATTCACAAAG GTGCTTAA